The region GTCTGTCCCGGCACTCCCCATGGAGCTCTCAAGGAAGTGCCGAAGCTCCGCCGCCGATGAATAGCGCTCGCCGGGGCTCTTCTTCAGGCATTTCTCCACGGCCTCGGAGAGCCAGAGAGGTATATTGTTGTTTATTGTATGGAGGGGAGGGAACTTGAAATGAAAGAGCAGGGGATCCCTCAGGGTAAGAAGGTAAAGGAGGGTGGCGCCAAGGGAGAAGAGGTCGCTGCGCCCATCGGTCTGGGCACCGCCGTACTGCTCGGGGGCGGCGTAGCCGGGCGTACCCATCGCGAAAGTGTCCTTGTCTTTCCTGGGCGAGAAAAAGCGGGCAATGCCGAAATCGATGAGCTTGGCCTCTCCCGAGGGGGTGATGATGATGTTGGAAGGCTTGAGATCCCTGAAAATAATGGGAGGAATCCGCCCGTGGAGGTACTCAAGTATGTCCAGGACCTGGAAGGCCAGGCAAAGCGTGTCGCTTACGGGCAGGCTTGTCCCCAGGCGCTCCATGTAAACGTTAAGGTTTATGCCCTCAACAAACTCCCTCACCATATAGTGGCGGCTTCCTTCGCCGAAGATGTCCACAATGCGGGGAAGCAGGCGGTGTGAGAGGCTCTTCAGTATCTGCCCCTCGCGCTCGAACTGGAGAAGGGCGTCCTTCTTCTCGCCCTTGTCAAGGGGAAAGAGAAATATCTCCTTGAGGGCCCACACCTGGCCCGTGGTGCGGTCAATGGCCATATAGACATAGCTGAAGGCGCCGCGGCCGATGAGCTTCTTTACCTCATACCTGCCCCGGATCACTGCGCCTGGCGGAAAGCCTGTTCCCATGATTCCTCCGAAAAATGCTTCCCACAGAATTCTTTGCCCCCCGCCCTTTACCCTCCCTGCTTCACTCCACCGAGCAGATGAAGCACTTGAGATATGATGTCTCGGGGCATGAGGCGGCCACGGGGTGATCAGGCGCCTGCCCGCGCTGCTCAAGGATCCTCACGGGCCTCCCTGTCCTCTCGGAAACCTGGGAGAGCACTGAGAGAAAGTCCTCGCGGCTGATATGGCCCGAGCAGCTGCATGTCACAAGGATGCCCCCGGGGGTGAGGAGCTTCACCGCAAGCTCGTTAAGGCGCAGGTACCCCTTGAGGGCCTGTTCCAGAGAGCGCTTCCTGTGGGTGAACCTCGGGGGATCGGCTATTATCATCCCGTATGATTCCCCCCGTGCCAGGGCACCTTCCAGGAAGCCGAACACATCGCTCCTGACAAGCGAGACCGGGGAGACATCATTATGAGCGGCGTTTTTTTCTGCAAGGCAGAGCGCTGCCTCGGAGACATCCACGCCTGTGGCGCAGGCGGCACCGGCTTTCATGGAGCTTATGAAAAATCCCCCGCTGTAGCAGCAGAGATCAAGCACCGTCCTGCCCCCTGCATAGCGGGCGGCAGCCTTCCTGTTCTCCCTCTGATCCAGGTAAAAGCCCGTTTTCTGACCTTCCCTGAGATCAACCTCGTAACGGGCTCCCTCTTCCTCGATGAGCAAAGAGCCGGCCTTCAGGCATCCCCTGAGAAGTCCGTCCTTGAGCTCAAGGCCCTCTTCATCTTTCACGGCGCGCTCAGTTCTGAGGTAGATACCACGGGGCCTGAGCCTGTGCTCAAGATGATCCAGGAGAAGGTCAAGACGGCTTGAAAGGGCGAGGCTCGTGACCTGGAGCGCGAGATAGGGACCATACCGATCAACGGTGATGCCCGAGAGGCCGTCGGATTCACTGAAGACAAGCCGGCATGCACCTTCAGGGTCCATCAAGCCCGGGATAGCCTCGCGGAGCGCGAGGGCATCGTCAAGACGCTTTTTTAAAAAAACCTCCGTGAGAGGCTTATCGGGGTCCCAGGAATAGAGGCGGACCCTTATCTGGCTTTTCAGGTTATAGAGCCCATAGGCAACAAAAAGGCCCTCATGGGAGCGAACCGTTACCTGGTCTCCCGCAGAGGGCGATCCTTTCACCGAGGCCACAGCTCCTGAAAAAAGCCAGGGGTGCCTTCCGAAAAAGGGCCTGGCCCTTCCCTTCCTGAGAATAACAGCCTTCTCCTGGGAGATCACCGGGCCTTTATGAGTAGTACTGAGGATAAGGGCAGGAAGACATCTGCATGGACATCATAAGGGCCATCATCTGCTGCATCCTCGCCATCATCATCATCATCATGTAAGCGGCTATCTGGTTGTTCTGGATAGTGGGCGGCACGTTGCTCACCGGTGGATAGCTGACGGGCGGGTACCCGTTGTTCCAGGGAGTGGTGTTCACCGGCGTATTGGAAACTGGCGGGTACCGGTTGTACCATTGGGACGAGTTGCCGTTCATATTGGGATAATTGGCGTACATCGTGTTGGGGAACGGCGGGTTTGAACCCTGTGAAGAGACTGAGAGAGCCTTTTCCACGTAAGCAAAAAGGGCGGGATCCTTCTGGCGCAGCTCGTCCTTGGTCTTGTCGCCGCCAAGGTATCTCTCCACGCCCTCGGCAAAATATTCCCTCTGGTTTTTCTTCGCATAATTGCTCCACTCAAGCGAATTATTGGAATCCGTCCGGGAGAGGTAATTACTGTAAAGGTTCTTGAGGTACGCATCATTGTCAGTGGCCATCCTGCCTTCGCCGACATCGGGATAAAGCATGTCATCAACAGCGTGGGCAATTTCGTGGTGAGCGACATCCATGCCTTTCTGGTGGTTGCCGTACTGGAAATCCTGCTGCCTCAGGCAGATGACTTTATCCTTTCTCACGCGGTAGCCGAGAAGTCCGCTGTCCCATTCGGTTCTTCCCCCGGGATAGCCTCCAGGCGGCGGATTGTTGGTGTCATAGAGCTTGATGTGCATACCGTCGCTCTCGAGGTTCTGGAGCGTTCCCTGGTCGTAGTGGGAGAGCGATGTGGCAAGGATTTTGCACTGCTCGGGCGAGAGAGCCATCTCCCTT is a window of Candidatus Eremiobacterota bacterium DNA encoding:
- a CDS encoding serine/threonine-protein kinase codes for the protein MGTGFPPGAVIRGRYEVKKLIGRGAFSYVYMAIDRTTGQVWALKEIFLFPLDKGEKKDALLQFEREGQILKSLSHRLLPRIVDIFGEGSRHYMVREFVEGINLNVYMERLGTSLPVSDTLCLAFQVLDILEYLHGRIPPIIFRDLKPSNIIITPSGEAKLIDFGIARFFSPRKDKDTFAMGTPGYAAPEQYGGAQTDGRSDLFSLGATLLYLLTLRDPLLFHFKFPPLHTINNNIPLWLSEAVEKCLKKSPGERYSSAAELRHFLESSMGSAGTDSQ
- a CDS encoding class I SAM-dependent rRNA methyltransferase; this translates as MISQEKAVILRKGRARPFFGRHPWLFSGAVASVKGSPSAGDQVTVRSHEGLFVAYGLYNLKSQIRVRLYSWDPDKPLTEVFLKKRLDDALALREAIPGLMDPEGACRLVFSESDGLSGITVDRYGPYLALQVTSLALSSRLDLLLDHLEHRLRPRGIYLRTERAVKDEEGLELKDGLLRGCLKAGSLLIEEEGARYEVDLREGQKTGFYLDQRENRKAAARYAGGRTVLDLCCYSGGFFISSMKAGAACATGVDVSEAALCLAEKNAAHNDVSPVSLVRSDVFGFLEGALARGESYGMIIADPPRFTHRKRSLEQALKGYLRLNELAVKLLTPGGILVTCSCSGHISREDFLSVLSQVSERTGRPVRILEQRGQAPDHPVAASCPETSYLKCFICSVE
- a CDS encoding zinc-dependent peptidase codes for the protein MEPGAVSSNRGIAYSPEAQVGREARAVQRESRLQETGMAPVEGMTAGQVSDLQSFYNNTLDNIDQLRYPGNLPDLNGLTRSGQVAKTDPTYCMQLAQRIGRTVGPDGREMALSPEQCKILATSLSHYDQGTLQNLESDGMHIKLYDTNNPPPGGYPGGRTEWDSGLLGYRVRKDKVICLRQQDFQYGNHQKGMDVAHHEIAHAVDDMLYPDVGEGRMATDNDAYLKNLYSNYLSRTDSNNSLEWSNYAKKNQREYFAEGVERYLGGDKTKDELRQKDPALFAYVEKALSVSSQGSNPPFPNTMYANYPNMNGNSSQWYNRYPPVSNTPVNTTPWNNGYPPVSYPPVSNVPPTIQNNQIAAYMMMMMMARMQQMMALMMSMQMSSCPYPQYYS